The DNA region TATATAGATGAGTTTAATCCGATAATTAATGCATTATTGAGTAGGGGCGTTGAGCTGGAAAGTTGCCGCCAGGATGATAATAACAAGCAACAAGGGTGCCTTCATTATTGTGGCAGTCACCTCTTGCGCAACCTAAATAAGTTGATGCACCCCAAACAACTTGAACGTAACAATGACAACTGGCAGGGTTACCATCAATGCATTTGTTAGATTTGGGGTCATAGTTTCGTCCCTGTGCTACCCATGCCTTCACTGCAGATGCTGCTGAAGCATGATACGGATTATATCCAGAGTTTCGGCCGTAGATACTATTAGACGAATAATGAGGCGTTGACATTAGTCCTCTACAATTTGCAATATGTTCATTCACAAATTCATGAGCAAGTGATTCTAGTTGTTTGTCCCACTTCAATGGCTTAACTCCAACTTTAGCACGTGCAACATTATGACCTTCAAGATAGTCCTCT from Arachis hypogaea cultivar Tifrunner chromosome 10, arahy.Tifrunner.gnm2.J5K5, whole genome shotgun sequence includes:
- the LOC112717189 gene encoding pathogenesis-related protein PRB1-3-like, yielding MKRLLKISMIVISLVSIIPLCSPSQTFPEDYLEGHNVARAKVGVKPLKWDKQLESLAHEFVNEHIANCRGLMSTPHYSSNSIYGRNSGYNPYHASAASAVKAWVAQGRNYDPKSNKCIDGNPASCHCYVQVVWGASTYLGCARGDCHNNEGTLVACYYHPGGNFPAQRPYSIMH